GTGGCGGAGCTGATCGACGGACCGGTCTCGGGGACGCTCGCCCGGATCGGCGAACTCTGGAAGCACAAGGGCGAAGGCATCTACATCGAACACCGCGCCACCGAGATCCTGCTGCGTATTCTGCGACGGATCTACGATCTGCTGCCGGTGCCGGCGGCGGATGCTCCGAAGGCTTTCGGTTGTGCCCCGGCCGGCGACGTATACCAGGTTCCGACCTTTGCCGTGGCGATGGTCTTTCGCGAGATGCGCTGGCAGGACACAAACTTCGGCCCGGACGTTCCGTGGAAAGTTCTCGCCCTGGCGGTCGAGCAATTCAAACCGGGCGCCGTCTGGCTGGCCATCAGCGGTCGCGCTGAAGAGAACCTCGAGCTCGGGGATCCCGTGCGCGAGATGACGGATCTGGCAGATCGACTTGCCGGCTGGAACGGTGCGCTCTACTGCGGTGGACGCGGTCTGCCGGCAGGCCTCGATTCGACTTCGCACTCAAACATCTACCGACTCCACTCCATGACCCGCCTCGCTCAAACGGCCGGCGATCAATTCAGCAAACTCACAAAGGGAGGTGCCGACGATGAAGCGTAGTCTTCTCGGGTGGCTTGATAATTCCGCATACCAAGGCGCGGCCGAAAGCGATTCCAGCGACCGCGTCGATTGGATTCGTACCGCCCCATTCTGGGCGATGCACATCGCGTGTCTCGCCGTTCTCTGGGTGGGCTGGAGCCCCGTTGCCGTGGGCGTGGCGATCGCTTTGTACTTCGTTCGCATGTTCGCGATCACGGGTTTCTACCACC
This DNA window, taken from bacterium, encodes the following:
- a CDS encoding helix-turn-helix domain-containing protein, whose amino-acid sequence is MVLTPDNMISRPQETEKVLTTRKLADALGISESSIKRWADGGKIRAIRTPGGHRRIPLTEAVRFTRETDLEFVNPELIGLAPRLSSPQRADAEELFYAALVEGAEQDANALLISLFLEGRSVAELIDGPVSGTLARIGELWKHKGEGIYIEHRATEILLRILRRIYDLLPVPAADAPKAFGCAPAGDVYQVPTFAVAMVFREMRWQDTNFGPDVPWKVLALAVEQFKPGAVWLAISGRAEENLELGDPVREMTDLADRLAGWNGALYCGGRGLPAGLDSTSHSNIYRLHSMTRLAQTAGDQFSKLTKGGADDEA